The proteins below are encoded in one region of Leptospira ryugenii:
- the drt3b gene encoding antiviral reverse transcriptase Drt3b: MSKKRLKKINRGDYYRVIISETSPYEVPIIFSNEGFYRKLSSGIELKTMKYIVGVDGDNSDWAKIPYKYKIRKSADSIRILSLLHPSSQLLMVEFYETYGRLICYYTSRNEVSLRAPVSVGASFYYKSDRAKKISKFRSDKILLENEESEIVHPSSYFAYKGYDRIYKYFDSEEMLNYEKRFSNLWLLDISKCFSSIYTHTISWATKTKDFTKRYKKANSFGASFDKLMQNSNHGETNGILIGPEVSRIFAEIILQKIDITVINNLKTKYELSFNDNYVFRRYVDDYFVYSNSESTVRRIREEISDELSKYNLYFNELKVEKYKRPYFTVKSKVIQDVKTEIKIFYNKFILETKDSSNINVSSPLEIHHLDELKRNFIHRIKSVCAEMKDSFPIACGYIISSLRNRALEIMDGISRQADPETKHGDYKNSLLLILEASFYFYALEPSVNSSYKLCQILIMVNRFFKGHFPQHAELIAERTVELSREFFHNYKFEDNDYIAFVPLEKLNILLAIRELGDEYLLPIQVIDSIFNFDSDEVSYFDLMSFLYYVKNNEDYSLLKDKALKIIDKKLENLEKINENAELAYLFLDTIACPFIDNGYRKSLILNMCKIHMSSASLALVDFEKELSDNEIDDWFIQWKELDLLIALEKKELELSYG; this comes from the coding sequence ATGTCTAAAAAGAGACTGAAGAAAATTAATCGAGGCGACTATTATCGCGTAATTATTTCAGAGACATCTCCATATGAAGTTCCGATCATTTTTTCGAATGAAGGTTTTTATCGCAAGTTATCTTCGGGTATTGAATTGAAAACAATGAAATATATTGTTGGAGTAGATGGAGATAATTCCGATTGGGCAAAAATACCATATAAGTATAAAATTCGAAAAAGCGCTGATTCAATTAGAATCTTATCATTATTGCACCCATCTTCACAATTATTAATGGTGGAATTTTACGAAACATATGGTCGTCTTATCTGCTATTATACATCTCGAAACGAAGTAAGTTTAAGAGCCCCCGTTTCAGTAGGAGCCTCATTTTATTATAAAAGTGATCGTGCCAAAAAAATCAGTAAATTTCGTTCTGATAAAATTCTTTTAGAAAATGAAGAATCTGAAATTGTTCATCCAAGTTCTTACTTTGCGTATAAAGGGTATGATAGAATCTATAAATATTTTGATTCGGAGGAAATGCTTAATTATGAAAAGCGATTTTCCAATCTTTGGCTTCTAGATATATCAAAGTGTTTCTCTTCAATTTATACGCACACTATTTCATGGGCAACAAAGACAAAAGATTTTACAAAGCGCTATAAGAAAGCAAATTCTTTCGGTGCTAGTTTTGATAAACTCATGCAGAATAGTAATCATGGGGAAACCAATGGTATTCTTATTGGCCCCGAGGTTAGCAGGATATTTGCCGAGATTATTCTCCAGAAAATTGATATTACTGTAATTAATAATTTGAAAACCAAATATGAATTATCATTCAACGACAATTACGTGTTTCGTCGTTATGTAGATGATTATTTTGTTTATTCTAACAGTGAATCAACAGTTCGCAGAATTCGAGAAGAAATTTCCGACGAGTTGTCAAAATACAATTTATATTTTAATGAGTTAAAAGTAGAAAAGTACAAAAGACCATATTTTACTGTCAAATCGAAAGTAATACAAGACGTAAAAACTGAGATTAAAATATTTTATAATAAGTTTATTCTCGAAACAAAAGATTCTAGCAATATCAACGTTTCTTCTCCTTTGGAAATACACCATCTTGATGAGCTCAAGAGAAATTTTATTCATAGGATTAAATCGGTTTGCGCCGAGATGAAGGATAGCTTTCCAATTGCTTGCGGATACATTATTTCATCACTTAGAAATAGGGCTTTAGAAATTATGGATGGTATTTCTCGTCAAGCAGATCCAGAAACTAAACATGGAGATTATAAAAATAGTCTTCTACTTATTTTAGAGGCTTCTTTTTATTTTTATGCATTAGAGCCATCGGTGAACTCTTCATATAAACTATGCCAAATTTTAATTATGGTGAACCGGTTTTTTAAGGGGCATTTTCCGCAGCACGCTGAGCTTATTGCAGAACGAACGGTTGAGCTTTCTCGGGAGTTTTTTCATAACTATAAATTTGAAGATAATGATTACATAGCGTTTGTTCCATTAGAAAAATTAAATATTCTGTTGGCAATTAGAGAATTGGGAGATGAATATCTTCTGCCCATTCAGGTAATCGATAGTATATTTAATTTTGACTCAGATGAAGTCAGTTACTTTGATCTGATGTCTTTTTTATACTATGTGAAAAACAATGAGGATTATTCTTTATTAAAGGATAAAGCCTTAAAGATAATAGATAAAAAGTTAGAAAATTTAGAAAAGATCAATGAAAATGCAGAATTAGCTTATTTGTTTTTGGATACCATAGCTTGTCCTTTCATTGATAATGGATATAGAAAATCCTTAATTCTCAATATGTGTAAGATTCATATGTCTTCTGCATCGCTTGCCTTAGTGGATTTTGAGAAAGAGTTATCGGATAATGAGATAGATGATTGGTTTATACAGTGGAAAGAACTTGATCTTTTGATTGCTTTAGAGAAAAAAGAATTGGAATTATCGTATGGGTAA
- a CDS encoding three component ABC system middle component: MKIWIERNLEEANLLNPAFLSLIIYFSAQGFFHESKKNMPYVFSYLIASIVLHKQTRFAIPKTLGTKFGSWLAKEENTRFRISYPKRTKSLKPYVSEAILFGCSHDLFRFSDENLTPVKTIQKSDYHNIGFTPEVNLCFEKAAFCGRWISISGKPETIFALLGVKP, translated from the coding sequence ATGAAAATTTGGATTGAACGAAATTTAGAGGAAGCTAACTTACTTAACCCAGCTTTCTTATCATTAATAATTTACTTTTCGGCACAGGGATTTTTTCACGAGTCAAAAAAAAATATGCCGTACGTTTTCTCGTATTTAATAGCATCTATAGTACTGCACAAACAAACTAGATTCGCAATTCCTAAAACTCTTGGGACTAAATTTGGAAGTTGGCTAGCCAAAGAAGAAAATACTAGATTTAGAATATCATATCCAAAGCGCACTAAATCTCTAAAACCTTATGTGTCCGAGGCGATATTATTTGGCTGTTCCCACGATCTATTCCGTTTTTCAGATGAAAATCTTACTCCAGTTAAAACGATCCAAAAGTCAGACTACCATAACATTGGTTTTACTCCTGAAGTTAATCTATGTTTTGAAAAAGCAGCATTTTGCGGGCGTTGGATTTCTATATCAGGAAAACCCGAGACAATATTTGCTTTGCTAGGAGTAAAACCTTGA
- a CDS encoding ABC-three component system protein, which yields MTVNAFSASPSLAGYLYQCRLALLETLNRLKNDPCVIVFIESLDDIHFESKGKSFELLQTKLHLNRFANLTDSSLDIWKSVRIWIDQLKSGFNNSDIKRYLITTSKAADGSALSFLKLENRNVTTAEQIFHNVSLTSKNKDLQKIFSDFKALDKNERLNLLDTIIVIDNAIDHAGITKNLHSSLWGICDREKLNIFIEYLEGWWFSRILKDIKNPNSYIMIPGNEIDSKINELREGFKQDNLPIDSELVNAIVDHEIYKNYIFVKQLQLANINTNRIPFAVNNYYRAIEQRSRWIREDLLLVGDIEKYENKLIEEWDILFKATFDELEDNTSNEEKIKLAKKLYRWAEQEANIPIRVNCHEAFITRGSLQILSDNKKVGWHPDYRSLLDSLI from the coding sequence ATGACAGTAAATGCATTTTCGGCGAGTCCTTCATTGGCTGGTTACCTATATCAATGTAGACTGGCATTATTGGAAACACTCAATAGACTAAAAAACGATCCATGCGTAATAGTTTTTATTGAATCGCTGGATGATATTCATTTCGAATCAAAAGGAAAGAGTTTTGAGTTATTACAGACAAAACTTCATCTAAATAGGTTTGCGAATTTAACAGATAGTAGCTTAGATATTTGGAAATCAGTTAGAATATGGATTGATCAATTGAAATCTGGCTTCAACAATTCCGACATAAAAAGATATTTGATTACTACTTCAAAAGCAGCTGATGGTAGTGCTTTAAGTTTTCTTAAACTTGAAAATAGAAATGTTACAACTGCCGAGCAAATTTTTCACAATGTTTCCTTAACTTCAAAAAACAAGGATCTTCAAAAAATATTTTCAGATTTTAAAGCTCTAGATAAGAACGAAAGACTTAATTTATTAGATACAATTATTGTTATTGATAATGCAATTGATCATGCTGGAATAACTAAAAACTTACACTCTTCTTTATGGGGAATTTGTGATCGAGAAAAATTAAATATTTTCATCGAATATCTAGAAGGATGGTGGTTTTCGCGAATTCTAAAAGATATTAAAAATCCAAATTCTTATATTATGATACCAGGTAACGAAATCGATTCAAAAATAAATGAATTACGGGAAGGATTTAAGCAAGACAACCTTCCGATCGATTCAGAATTAGTAAATGCAATTGTAGATCATGAAATATATAAGAATTATATTTTTGTAAAGCAGTTACAACTTGCAAATATAAATACTAATCGTATCCCATTTGCAGTCAACAATTACTATAGAGCCATTGAACAAAGATCTCGATGGATAAGGGAAGACTTATTATTAGTTGGGGATATAGAAAAATATGAAAATAAATTAATAGAAGAATGGGACATTTTATTTAAGGCAACTTTTGATGAACTTGAAGATAATACTTCTAATGAAGAAAAAATTAAACTAGCTAAAAAATTATATAGATGGGCTGAACAAGAGGCAAATATTCCAATAAGAGTAAATTGCCATGAAGCATTTATAACCAGAGGTTCTTTACAGATCTTATCTGATAATAAGAAAGTAGGTTGGCATCCAGACTACAGATCTTTACTAGACTCTTTAATTTGA
- a CDS encoding Abi-alpha family protein, producing MGKSESKIVAKEIYKDLLSPSVKEIGDLLKNSVKVARFAFAGIDYLAAKHDRWKAFLEKVAGKVKEENLVEGHPQLVGPIIESMVYIENESIIGEMFSNLLAKAIDKTTQDKAHPAFPKIIQQLSEDEAIILFYLKRQSYRVEQEWDYVNNQIINLRTTKEEFPLNKLSFPDKIWMYMDHLNSLTIAGTWKTQNDLPIRNATGMQIGGRVISDRKLSEFGKLFAEASIPDVFESL from the coding sequence ATGGGAAAATCAGAGTCTAAGATCGTAGCAAAAGAAATTTATAAAGATCTACTAAGTCCATCCGTAAAGGAGATTGGCGACCTTTTAAAAAATTCAGTGAAAGTAGCACGATTTGCCTTTGCTGGTATAGATTATTTGGCTGCAAAACACGATAGGTGGAAAGCGTTCCTAGAAAAAGTCGCCGGGAAAGTCAAAGAAGAAAACTTAGTAGAAGGACATCCGCAGTTAGTAGGTCCTATCATTGAATCGATGGTATACATTGAAAATGAATCTATAATCGGAGAAATGTTTTCAAATTTACTAGCAAAGGCTATAGATAAGACAACTCAAGATAAAGCACATCCTGCATTTCCTAAAATTATCCAACAATTAAGCGAAGATGAAGCGATAATTTTGTTCTACTTAAAAAGACAAAGTTATCGAGTAGAGCAAGAATGGGATTACGTTAACAATCAAATAATTAATCTTCGTACAACAAAAGAAGAATTTCCATTAAATAAACTTTCATTTCCTGATAAGATTTGGATGTACATGGATCATTTAAATAGCTTAACAATAGCCGGAACTTGGAAAACGCAGAATGATTTACCAATTAGAAATGCTACAGGAATGCAAATTGGTGGAAGAGTGATATCAGATAGAAAACTAAGTGAATTTGGCAAATTATTTGCTGAAGCAAGCATACCAGACGTCTTCGAATCCTTATAA
- a CDS encoding integrase core domain-containing protein: MIASSKKLDLHYRRRERESNILGERISLPEKSTHANHIWTVDFKGWWYTADSEKVNPLTIRDDYSKYILSIKTLSKGDIPSVKAEFIRLFKIYGLPEIIRSDNGPPFASMQSLLGLTKLSVWWLSLGIKLDRIEPGKPYQNGAHERMHKDMARELQHEIVGNITLHQKIFDKWRIEFNRERPHESLNMKTPEQVYVKSEKLFDPNADLLLTYPFGFKQRHVNDRGYINWLGHLIMIGNPFNGFNVGIKREGDHYSIWFANNKLGVIDNDFFSLISDPDSYKVHKPRKVTKKRYPSHAA, encoded by the coding sequence TTGATCGCATCTTCCAAAAAGCTGGACTTACATTACCGAAGAAGAGAAAGAGAGTCAAACATTTTGGGAGAAAGGATTTCTCTACCAGAAAAGTCTACTCACGCAAATCATATTTGGACTGTAGACTTCAAAGGATGGTGGTATACTGCTGATTCAGAAAAGGTTAACCCTCTCACAATCAGAGACGATTATTCCAAATACATTCTGTCCATCAAGACCCTGAGCAAAGGCGATATCCCTTCTGTTAAAGCCGAATTCATTAGGTTATTTAAGATCTATGGGCTTCCTGAGATCATCCGATCTGACAACGGACCGCCTTTTGCTTCTATGCAATCCCTTCTAGGTCTAACCAAGCTATCTGTTTGGTGGCTCTCTCTGGGGATTAAGCTCGATCGGATTGAACCAGGAAAACCTTACCAGAATGGCGCTCATGAACGTATGCATAAAGACATGGCTCGTGAACTACAACATGAGATCGTTGGAAACATTACATTACACCAAAAAATCTTCGATAAATGGAGAATTGAATTTAACAGAGAAAGACCACACGAGTCTCTTAACATGAAAACTCCGGAACAAGTCTATGTGAAGTCAGAAAAGCTTTTTGATCCTAACGCTGATCTCTTACTCACTTACCCTTTTGGATTCAAACAGAGACATGTTAACGACAGAGGTTACATCAATTGGCTTGGACATCTCATCATGATCGGTAATCCGTTCAATGGGTTCAATGTCGGAATCAAAAGAGAGGGTGATCATTATTCCATCTGGTTTGCTAATAACAAATTAGGTGTTATAGACAATGATTTCTTCTCGCTTATTTCTGACCCAGATTCATACAAAGTTCATAAACCAAGAAAGGTTACTAAAAAGCGTTACCCTTCTCACGCCGCATAA